The Pyrenophora tritici-repentis strain M4 chromosome 2, whole genome shotgun sequence genome window below encodes:
- a CDS encoding condensin complex component cnd2 gives MARTTKYTTAASPQKTPIKVPLNDDRQEKAIRRHAQQNAQRNSMRASTATPARRRISMAAGQHSPQTPSQDPDGMPDITGTAVTPGKRVMPLLANFEEWMKMATDNVCAPNSVSSVCHG, from the exons ATGGCGCGCACCACCAAATATACCACGGCCGCTTCGCCGCAAAAGACACCGATCAA AGTACCTCTCAACGACGACCGACAGGAAAAGGCAATTCGCCGCCATGCACAGCAGAATGCGCAGCGTAACTCGATGCGTGCCTCGACGGCGACGCCTGCGAGGAGGCGTATCTCTATGGCTGCCGGACAGCATAGCCCCCAGACGCCTTCGCAGGACCCTGATGGCATGCCCGATATCACCGGCACTGCCGTTACGCCCGGGAAGCGCGTCATGCCGCTGCTGGCTAACTTCGAGGAATGGATGAAGATGGCGACGGATAATGTTTGCGCTCCCAATTCTGTCTCCAGTGTCTGCCATGGCTAA
- a CDS encoding LOC7, Chromosome condensation complex Condensin, subunit H — MELEFSVDPLFKKASADFDEGGAKGLLLNHLAIDAKGRIVFDSSDDANDATAQDTRATPAPEETNQQDQELAEIHAFDDVDIHLSDLAAKYFPDLSRLDNQDVCPSMKTFDLGDVNGSMDLPFLKAPEETNNDEGDKDEEDEAGNRSGLFLDDDNPMGFDDDDDANMGGFDLPPETGFGEGGEIWAREAIRDPQARVHTMGLEGEDDVVESAENGIGADAQYGVSMVHGRDHEQENILSYFDNALKKSWAGPEHWRISRVKHVEKAPAAKRKEREPFEIDFAAPMSQSLADMLYTPATSNSTISLPKAQWKSKSRNLLPDDKHFNSRQLLRLFLKPKARMGSRREGRRAQAPPKEPTHGHVDEAYWAQQGQDDDQGDAPQGHYDADFFQDDGLAMPGGPIDDDDDFADARDHFSPAPETAEAMQPLDGVPTSSQPDAFGAQLVTQSRRFRPEYVQYARVAKRVDVKRLKDELWRGIGFEGISAPPQSNTVTDDPAIKAVDGSLTFTHVVNSLQEVYPKKALADISTSYCFICLLHLANEQGLVIENEEGYENLRIRKDFTADLGVGGD, encoded by the exons ATGGAGCTTGAATTCTCGGTTGATCCTCTTTTCAAGAAAGCGTCCGCTGATTTCGACGAGGGTGGCGCCAAGGGTCTGCTACTTAACCATCTGGCCATTGACGCCAAGGGCAGGATTGTTTTTGACAGCAGCGACGATGCGAATGATGCAACTGCCCAAGATACCCGCGCCACTCCAGCCCCTGAAGAGACAAACCAACAAGATCAAGAATTGGCTGAGATACATGCTTTTGACGACGTCGATATCCATTTGTCCGACCTTGCTGCGAAATACTTCCCCGATCTGTCTCGCCTTGACAACCAGGACGTATGCCCGTCAATGAAGACATTCGATCTTGGCGATGTGAACGGCTCCATGGATCTTCCATTCCTCAAGGCCCCCGAAGAAACCAACAACGATGAAGGTGATAAGGATGAGGAAGACGAGGCCGGAAACCGGTCAGGCCTCTTCCTCGATGACGACAATCCCATGGGCtttgatgatgatgacgatgcAAACATGGGTGGATTTGATCTCCCTCCAGAGACCGGGTTTGGTGAAGGTGGTGAAATCTGGGCTCGAGAGGCTATCAGAGATCCACAGGCTCGCGTTCACACAATGGGTCTTGAGGGTGAAGATGACGTTGTGGAAAGTGCGGAGAATGGTATTGGCGCTGACGCTCAGTATGGTGTCTCAATGGTACATGGCCGGGACCATGAACAAGAGAACATTCTGAGCTACTTCGACAACGCTCTTAAGAAGAGCTGGGCTGGACCTGAGCATTGGCGCATATCCCGCGTCAAACACGTCGAAAAAGCACCAGCAGCCaagaggaaggagagagagCCTTTCGAGATTGATTTTGCAGCGCCCATGTCGCAGTCCCTGGCGGATATGCTCTACACGCCTGCCACTTCAAACTCGACTATATCCCTACCAAAAGCACAATGGAAATCCAAATCACGCAATCTACTACCAGACGACAAGCACTTCAACTCACGACAGCTACTACGACTCTTCCTCAAGCCCAAAGCACGCATGGGCTCTCGACGAGAAGGCCGACGCGCCCAAGCACCACCCAAAGAACCCACCCACGGCCACGTCGATGAAGCATACTGGGCCCAACAAGGCCAAGACGACGACCAAGGCGACGCTCCCCAAGGCCACTACGACGCCGACTTCTTCCAAGACGACGGCCTCGCGATGCCTGGTGGCCCCAtcgacgatgacgacgactTTGCAGATGCCCGCGACCACTTCTCCCCTGCACCCGAAACAGCAGAGGCAATGCAACCCCTAGACGGCGTGCCCACAAGTTCCCAGCCTGACGCTTTCGGCGCACAACTAGTAACGCAAAGCCGGCGTTTCCGCCCCGAATACGTACAATACGCGCGAGTCGCAAAACGCGTAGACGTCAAACGACTCAAAGACGAACTCTGGCGTGGTATCGGTTTTGAAGGC ATCTCAGCACCACCCCAATCTAACACCGTAACCGACGACCCAGCAATCAAAGCGGTAGATGGCTCCCTCACTTTCACTCACGTCGTCAATTCCCTCCAGGAAGTGTACCCCAAGAAAGCCCTCGCAGATATCTCGACGAGTTATTGCTTCATTTGTTTGCTG